In Cicer arietinum cultivar CDC Frontier isolate Library 1 chromosome 7, Cicar.CDCFrontier_v2.0, whole genome shotgun sequence, a single window of DNA contains:
- the LOC101502794 gene encoding probable clathrin assembly protein At4g32285: MASTSSTIRKAIGVMKDQTSISIAKVAGNLAPDLEVLIVKATTHEEVPXXXXXXDDKYVREILNLTSFSKNYVNACLISISKRLGKTRDWIVAVKSLMLVHRLLIDGHPSFEDEIVHATRGGMRVLNMNDFRDEAHSNSWDHACFVRVYAMYLDEKVEFLVYQRKVRNVVESVDGEFERKNEKRSSEVTPTREMRAERVLDRLKHLLRILDGVLGCKPKGAAKNNRLVLVALQQTVRDSFKVYVEVCDVLGVLMDRFNEMEYTHCVKAFEFYVSASKMMDDLAGFYGWCKDMGIARSSDYPEVQKITDNLLGTLEGFLKGMSGRTKSPEEKLDVKVTVIKENDLGIDEVKALPAPETKNFTPPPLPQQPRLAPEPKEAPHQQETDGDLVNLRDDGVTADEQGNKLALALFSGASNVRTEGSWESFPSSEVTSAWQTPAAELGKADWELALVETSSNLSKQKADLGGGFDSLVLNGMYDQGAVRQHVSTTEVNGGSASSVALPGLGKNATPILALPAPDGTVQVVGTQDPFAASLSVPPPSYVQIAEMERKQHLLVQEQQIWQQYGRDGMQGQVGLSRVGAGTSPNYAAGSQPMMSYGMPQFGGVGQPGGYYNAPF, translated from the coding sequence ATGGCATCAACATCAAGCACGATCCGCAAGGCAATTGGCGTAATGAAGGATCAAACAAGCATAAGCATAGCAAAAGTAGCTGGAAATTTAGCTCCAGACCTTGAAGTATTAATCGTCAAAGCCACAACCCATGAAGAAGTTCCTNNNNNNNNNNNNNNNNCTGATGACAAATACGTAAGAGAAATTCTCAATTTAACATCTTTTTCTAAAAACTATGTCAATGCTTGTTTGATCTCAATTTCAAAGAGATTAGGTAAAACCCGTGATTGGATTGTTGCTGTTAAATCACTTATGCTTGTTCATAGACTTTTGATTGACGGGCACCCTTCATTTGAGGATGAAATTGTTCATGCCACTCGTGGTGGAATGAGGGTACTTAATATGAATGATTTTAGAGATGAGGCTCATTCTAATTCTTGGGATCATGCTTGTTTTGTTAGGGTTTATGCTATGTATCTTGATGAAAAGGTTGAGTTTTTGGTTTATCAGAGGAAGGTTAGAAATGTTGTTGAATCTGTCGATGGTGAATTTGAGAGGAAGAATGAGAAGAGGAGTAGTGAGGTTACTCCTACGAGGGAAATGAGAGCTGAGAGGGTTTTGGATAGGTTGAAACATTTGCTTCGAATCCTCGACGGTGTTTTAGGTTGTAAACCGAAGGGTGCTGCTAAGAATAATAGGTTAGTGTTGGTTGCACTTCAACAGACTGTGAGGGATAGTTTTAAGGTATATGTTGAAGTTTGTGATGTGTTGGGGGTTTTGATGGATAGGTTTAATGAGATGGAGTATACACATTGTGTAAAAGCCTTTGAATTTTATGTTAGTGCTTCTAAGATGATGGATGATTTGGCTGGTTTCTATGGTTGGTGTAAGGATATGGGAATTGCAAGATCCTCTGATTACCCTGAAGTTCAGAAAATCACTGATAATCTTTTGGGGACACTTGAGGGTTTCTTGAAGGGAATGAGTGGAAGGACAAAGAGTCCTGAGGAGAAGTTAGATGTTAAGGTAACTGTGattaaagaaaatgacctaGGTATTGATGAGGTGAAGGCTCTTCCGGCTCCTGAGACGAAGAATTTCACACCTCCACCACTGCCGCAGCAACCACGTTTGGCTCCCGAGCCTAAAGAAGCTCCGCATCAACAAGAGACAGATGGTGATTTAGTGAATCTAAGAGATGATGGTGTTACGGCCGATGAGCAAGGGAATAAACTTGCATTGGCATTGTTCTCCGGAGCTTCGAATGTTAGGACAGAAGGTTCATGGGAATCATTTCCTTCATCCGAAGTGACTTCAGCGTGGCAGACACCGGCGGCCGAACTCGGGAAAGCGGATTGGGAATTGGCATTGGTGGAAACGAGTAGTAATTTATCCAAACAGAAAGCTGATTTAGGAGGTGGTTTTGATTCACTTGTACTGAATGGAATGTATGATCAAGGTGCTGTGAGACAACATGTGAGCACAACTGAAGTGAATGGTGGGAGTGCTAGCAGTGTTGCATTGCCTGGACTTGGTAAGAATGCTACTCCAATTCTTGCTTTGCCTGCTCCGGATGGGACAGTGCAAGTTGTAGGAACACAAGATCCATTTGCAGCATCGTTGTCTGTGCCGCCGCCTTCATATGTGCAAATAGCTGAAATGGAGAGGAAGCAGCATTTGCTTGTTCAGGAACAACAAATATGGCAGCAATATGGGAGGGATGGAATGCAAGGTCAAGTTGGTTTAAGCAGGGTTGGAGCTGGAACATCTCCTAACTATGCTGCTGGATCACAACCTATGATGAGTTATGGAATGCCACAATTTGGTGGGGTTGGACAACCTGGAGGCTATTACAATGCACCTTTTTGA